The Bombus fervidus isolate BK054 chromosome 3, iyBomFerv1, whole genome shotgun sequence genome includes a window with the following:
- the LOC139985545 gene encoding uncharacterized protein isoform X3: protein MENDDQGQVFNNEKFNGIHINGRDNSLREKVLSIRSEESIFNEASKKIDNFMKSNIKTKKDSKELDNDNGTGTIDCSGQKELKKQVQTGEITPFQAIEKQTFNKSSHLLDLEKYLRQQSELAKQRKRLKENSKASKHTSNNAVTIKKPKLLNTHPKEFKIVKKTKIKANKKKLVSEFETSKSLNKNNDINYETKDSKFNQVENSTKEAKHSKNEFISCNSSKDNTKETLIENTTNIKFADITNDSESEYVPSDEQIDSEDEGKSYKKRKSFTKSVHTKRVLDDGNEEMYRERVEKSGYPKDEPLHKIDNLFKVPQSIWKKLYKYQKVSVQWLWELHLRGLGGLLGDEMGLGKTVQVIAFLAGLDCSELLSDGGRFRGLGPTIIVCPATLMEQWVKHFHEWWPILRVAVLHQCGTYNGNLEYLMHSLKSGGILITSYSGMLIHKDLLVTSQWHYVILDEGHKIRNPQAKISKAVKEFSTPHRLLLTGSPMQNSLKELWSLFDFILPGKLGTLPAFLEHCATPITRGGYTNASPLQEAIALQVATMLRDTITPYMLRRTKNDVQHHLSLPEKNEQVLFCSLTGEQKELYKEYLRSADVSFILHEKNNSVSRRYRARLLIALSVLRKICNHPDLFLYTNPVDSDEDIDVSNEALEKFGYWKRSGKMIVVRSLLKIWKKQGHRVLLFTQGRQMMHVLESLVQSEEYSYLRMDGITSMSQRQETIRLFNKDPSYFVFLLTTRVGGLGVNLTGANRVVIYDPDWNPATDAQARARAWRIGQNKKVTIYRLITAGTIEEKMYHRQIFKILLANKVLEDPRQHRLFKTSDLVELFNFNESIDNNSSEIDQLFGQSRLVSSSTKFSSNKIEKMRKLAATLSKNISQNTSNSTPVIQIAHTTENHYVSSCHNNNIDQDILKHNYEIFKDNLTKEGIKNESNFHKKNEDILFSANQESTNDNNIQNKISKNIEYNTDNILNNKLEDEDHTLTSRSNSDIKIHETSNKATVQCLSNDANITEILDRSNETVTCNVNMNEDTLSNLNKNHCKEKRRRSSRLEEHAASALFEGERVSHLIGRRLERSLTEEPKPIEDDQYVLEKLFAKASVTSAFQHETVLSNSEYNSDDKNPMQRLARETAQENMDSIRKSRKWCWKPMWNSMSPKNY from the exons ATGGAAAATGATGATCAAGGACAAgtttttaataatgaaaaatttaatggtATACACATAAATGGGAGAGATAACAGTTTGAGAGAGAag GTTTTGTCAATAAGAAGTGAGGAAAGCATTTTTAACGAAGCatcaaagaaaattgataattttatgaaatcaaatataaaaacaaaaaaggatTCAAAAGAATTAGACAATGATAATGGAACTGGTACTATAGATTGTTCAGgacaaaaagaattaaaaaaacaagTTCAAACTGGAGAAATTACACCCTTTCAAGCAATTGAAAAACA aaCATTTAATAAATCCTCTCATTTACTTGATCTTGAAAAATACCTTCGACAGCAGTCTGAACTTGCCAAACAAAGAAAacgtttgaaagaaaattcaaaggCATCTAAGCATACTAGTAATAACGCAGTAACAATTAAAAAaccaaaattattaaatactcaccctaaagaatttaaaatagtgaaaaaaacaaaaatcaaagCTAATAAGAAGAAATTAGTTTCTGAATTTGAAACATCAAAAagcttaaataaaaacaatgatattaattatgaaacaaaagatAGTAAGTTTAATCAAGTTGAGAATTCTACCAAAGAGGCTAAACATTCAAAAAATGAATTCATTTCCTGTAATAGTTCCAAAGATAATACTAAAGAGACATTGATTGAAAATACAACAAACATTAAATTTGCAGATATAACTAATGATTCTGAAAGTGAATATGTACCGAGTGATGAACAAATAGATTCAG agGATGAAGGAAAATcatataaaaagagaaaatcttTTACCAAATCTGTTCATACAAAAAGAG TTTTGGATGATGGAAATGAAGAGATGTATAGAGAAAGGGTAGAGAAAAGTGGTTATCCAAAAGATGAACCACTACACAAaatagataatttatttaaagtcCCTCAATCTATATGGAAAAAGTTATATAA ATATCAGAAAGTGTCTGTACAATGGTTGTGGGAACTGCATCTTCGTGGCTTAGGAGGGTTACTAGGTGATGAAATGGGTTTGGGAAAGACTGTTCAAGTAATTGCATTTCTTGCAGGTTTAGATTGTAGTGAATTACTGTCAGATGGTGGAAG GTTCAGAGGTTTAGGACCAACTATAATTGTTTGTCCAGCTACTCTAATGGAACAATGGGTAAAGCATTTTCATGAATGGTGGCCTATTTTAAGAGTGGCTGTTCTACATCAATGTGGAACTTATAATG GTAATTTGGAGTATTTAATGCACTCTTTAAAATCTGGTGGTATATTAATTACTTCTTATTCTGGTATGCTTATACATAAAGATTTACTTGTAACCAGTCAATGGCACTATGTCATACTTGATGAAGGTCACAAAATAAGAAATCCACAAGCAAAG ATTAGTAAAGCAGTAAAGGAATTCTCAACACCACATCGACTTTTGTTAACGGGTAGCCCTATGCAAAACTCCTTAAAAGAACTATGGTCCCTCTTTGATTTTATTCTACCGGGCAAGTTAGGCACTTTACCTGCATTTTTAGAACATTGTGCAACCCCTATAACTCGTGGAGGATACACAAATGCTTCTCCTTTGCAAGAAGCTATCGCGCTTCAGGTCGCTACAATGCTTAGAGATACTATTACACCGTATATGCTCCGAAGAACAAAAAATGATGTGCAACATCATCTTAGTCTACCAGAAAAGAACGAACAG GTACTGTTTTGTAGTTTAACAGGAGAACAAAAGGAActatataaagaatatttacgTTCTGCAGATGTTAGTTTCATTTTGCATGAAAAGAATAATTCAGTAAGCAGAAGATACAGGGCTCGCCTCCTCATAGCATTATCAGTGCTTAGGAAGATATGTAATCATcctgatttgtttctttatacAAATCCAGTT gATTCAGATGAAGACATTGATGTATCAAATGAAGCATTGGAGAAATTTGGATACTGGAAGCGCTCTGGTAAAATGATAGTGGTTCGGTCTCTTcttaaaatttggaaaaaacaGGGACATAGAGTACTTCTTTTTACTCAAGGGAGACAA ATGATGCATGTTTTAGAATCTCTAGTACAAAGCGAAGAATATTCTTATTTAAGAATGGATGGAATTACTTCTATGTCACAACGACAAGAAAcaattcgtttatttaataag GATCCATCATATTTTGTGTTTTTGCTAACTACGCGTGTTGGAGGTCTGGGAGTAAATTTGACTGGAGCAAATCGAGTAGTTATTTATGATCCAGATTGGAATCCAGCAACTGATGCTCAAGCAAGAGCACGTGCATGGAGAATTGGACAAAACAAAAAAGTTACCATTTATAGACTTATTACTGCTGGTACTATTGAAGAAaag ATGTATCAcagacaaatatttaaaatacttctTGCAAATAAGGTTTTAGAAGATCCACGTCAACATAGATTGTTTAAAACTTCCGATTTAgttgaactttttaattttaatgaatctATTGATAATAATTCTAGTGAAATAGATCAATTATTCGGACAATCTAGACTAGTTTCTTCGTCTACCAAATTTTCatctaataaaattgaaaaaatgcgAAAATTAGCAGCTACACTTAGTAAAAATATAAGTCAAAATACCTCAAACTCTACACCTGTAATACAAATAGCACATACTACAGAGAATCATTATGTTTCAAGTTgccataataataatattgatcaagatattttaaaacacaattatgaaatattcaaggATAATTTAACAAAAGAGGGTATTAAAAACGAgagtaattttcataaaaaaaatgaagatataCTTTTTTCTGCAAATCAAGAAAGTACGAATGACAACAATatccaaaataaaatttcaaaaaatattgaatataataCAGACAAcatcttaaataataaactgGAAGATGAAGATCATACATTAACAAGTAGATCAAATtctgatattaaaatacatgaAACATCAAATAAGGCTACTGTACAATGTCTATCTAATGATGCTAATATAACTGAAATTTTAGATAGAAGTAACGAAACAGTAACATGTAATGTGAATATGAATGAAGATACGTTGTCaaacttaaataaaaatcattgcaaagaaaaaagaagaagaagttcaCGATTAGAAGAGCATGCTGCCTCAGCTCTATTTGAAGGAGAACGTGTCTCACATTTAATTGGACGACGTCTTGAACGTTCTCTGACAGAGGAACCTAAACCAATTGAAGATGATCAATACGtcttagaaaaattatttgccaAAGCGA GCGTGACTTCTGCTTTTCAACACGAAACAGTATTATCAAATTCAGAATATAATTCTGATGACAAAAATCCAATGCAACGATTAGCGCGCGAAACAGCACAAGAAAATATGGACAGTATTCGTAAATCTCGTAAATGGTGTTGGAAACCCATGTGGAATTCTATGTCGCCAAAAAATTACTGA
- the LOC139985545 gene encoding uncharacterized protein isoform X2 → MENDDQGQVFNNEKFNGIHINGRDNSLREKVLSIRSEESIFNEASKKIDNFMKSNIKTKKDSKELDNDNGTGTIDCSGQKELKKQVQTGEITPFQAIEKQFDLLKTKGTFNKSSHLLDLEKYLRQQSELAKQRKRLKENSKASKHTSNNAVTIKKPKLLNTHPKEFKIVKKTKIKANKKKLVSEFETSKSLNKNNDINYETKDSKFNQVENSTKEAKHSKNEFISCNSSKDNTKETLIENTTNIKFADITNDSESEYVPSDEQIDSDEGKSYKKRKSFTKSVHTKRVLDDGNEEMYRERVEKSGYPKDEPLHKIDNLFKVPQSIWKKLYKYQKVSVQWLWELHLRGLGGLLGDEMGLGKTVQVIAFLAGLDCSELLSDGGRFRGLGPTIIVCPATLMEQWVKHFHEWWPILRVAVLHQCGTYNGNLEYLMHSLKSGGILITSYSGMLIHKDLLVTSQWHYVILDEGHKIRNPQAKISKAVKEFSTPHRLLLTGSPMQNSLKELWSLFDFILPGKLGTLPAFLEHCATPITRGGYTNASPLQEAIALQVATMLRDTITPYMLRRTKNDVQHHLSLPEKNEQVLFCSLTGEQKELYKEYLRSADVSFILHEKNNSVSRRYRARLLIALSVLRKICNHPDLFLYTNPVDSDEDIDVSNEALEKFGYWKRSGKMIVVRSLLKIWKKQGHRVLLFTQGRQMMHVLESLVQSEEYSYLRMDGITSMSQRQETIRLFNKDPSYFVFLLTTRVGGLGVNLTGANRVVIYDPDWNPATDAQARARAWRIGQNKKVTIYRLITAGTIEEKMYHRQIFKILLANKVLEDPRQHRLFKTSDLVELFNFNESIDNNSSEIDQLFGQSRLVSSSTKFSSNKIEKMRKLAATLSKNISQNTSNSTPVIQIAHTTENHYVSSCHNNNIDQDILKHNYEIFKDNLTKEGIKNESNFHKKNEDILFSANQESTNDNNIQNKISKNIEYNTDNILNNKLEDEDHTLTSRSNSDIKIHETSNKATVQCLSNDANITEILDRSNETVTCNVNMNEDTLSNLNKNHCKEKRRRSSRLEEHAASALFEGERVSHLIGRRLERSLTEEPKPIEDDQYVLEKLFAKASVTSAFQHETVLSNSEYNSDDKNPMQRLARETAQENMDSIRKSRKWCWKPMWNSMSPKNY, encoded by the exons ATGGAAAATGATGATCAAGGACAAgtttttaataatgaaaaatttaatggtATACACATAAATGGGAGAGATAACAGTTTGAGAGAGAag GTTTTGTCAATAAGAAGTGAGGAAAGCATTTTTAACGAAGCatcaaagaaaattgataattttatgaaatcaaatataaaaacaaaaaaggatTCAAAAGAATTAGACAATGATAATGGAACTGGTACTATAGATTGTTCAGgacaaaaagaattaaaaaaacaagTTCAAACTGGAGAAATTACACCCTTTCAAGCAATTGAAAAACAGTTTGATTTGTTAAAAACTAAAgg aaCATTTAATAAATCCTCTCATTTACTTGATCTTGAAAAATACCTTCGACAGCAGTCTGAACTTGCCAAACAAAGAAAacgtttgaaagaaaattcaaaggCATCTAAGCATACTAGTAATAACGCAGTAACAATTAAAAAaccaaaattattaaatactcaccctaaagaatttaaaatagtgaaaaaaacaaaaatcaaagCTAATAAGAAGAAATTAGTTTCTGAATTTGAAACATCAAAAagcttaaataaaaacaatgatattaattatgaaacaaaagatAGTAAGTTTAATCAAGTTGAGAATTCTACCAAAGAGGCTAAACATTCAAAAAATGAATTCATTTCCTGTAATAGTTCCAAAGATAATACTAAAGAGACATTGATTGAAAATACAACAAACATTAAATTTGCAGATATAACTAATGATTCTGAAAGTGAATATGTACCGAGTGATGAACAAATAGATTCAG ATGAAGGAAAATcatataaaaagagaaaatcttTTACCAAATCTGTTCATACAAAAAGAG TTTTGGATGATGGAAATGAAGAGATGTATAGAGAAAGGGTAGAGAAAAGTGGTTATCCAAAAGATGAACCACTACACAAaatagataatttatttaaagtcCCTCAATCTATATGGAAAAAGTTATATAA ATATCAGAAAGTGTCTGTACAATGGTTGTGGGAACTGCATCTTCGTGGCTTAGGAGGGTTACTAGGTGATGAAATGGGTTTGGGAAAGACTGTTCAAGTAATTGCATTTCTTGCAGGTTTAGATTGTAGTGAATTACTGTCAGATGGTGGAAG GTTCAGAGGTTTAGGACCAACTATAATTGTTTGTCCAGCTACTCTAATGGAACAATGGGTAAAGCATTTTCATGAATGGTGGCCTATTTTAAGAGTGGCTGTTCTACATCAATGTGGAACTTATAATG GTAATTTGGAGTATTTAATGCACTCTTTAAAATCTGGTGGTATATTAATTACTTCTTATTCTGGTATGCTTATACATAAAGATTTACTTGTAACCAGTCAATGGCACTATGTCATACTTGATGAAGGTCACAAAATAAGAAATCCACAAGCAAAG ATTAGTAAAGCAGTAAAGGAATTCTCAACACCACATCGACTTTTGTTAACGGGTAGCCCTATGCAAAACTCCTTAAAAGAACTATGGTCCCTCTTTGATTTTATTCTACCGGGCAAGTTAGGCACTTTACCTGCATTTTTAGAACATTGTGCAACCCCTATAACTCGTGGAGGATACACAAATGCTTCTCCTTTGCAAGAAGCTATCGCGCTTCAGGTCGCTACAATGCTTAGAGATACTATTACACCGTATATGCTCCGAAGAACAAAAAATGATGTGCAACATCATCTTAGTCTACCAGAAAAGAACGAACAG GTACTGTTTTGTAGTTTAACAGGAGAACAAAAGGAActatataaagaatatttacgTTCTGCAGATGTTAGTTTCATTTTGCATGAAAAGAATAATTCAGTAAGCAGAAGATACAGGGCTCGCCTCCTCATAGCATTATCAGTGCTTAGGAAGATATGTAATCATcctgatttgtttctttatacAAATCCAGTT gATTCAGATGAAGACATTGATGTATCAAATGAAGCATTGGAGAAATTTGGATACTGGAAGCGCTCTGGTAAAATGATAGTGGTTCGGTCTCTTcttaaaatttggaaaaaacaGGGACATAGAGTACTTCTTTTTACTCAAGGGAGACAA ATGATGCATGTTTTAGAATCTCTAGTACAAAGCGAAGAATATTCTTATTTAAGAATGGATGGAATTACTTCTATGTCACAACGACAAGAAAcaattcgtttatttaataag GATCCATCATATTTTGTGTTTTTGCTAACTACGCGTGTTGGAGGTCTGGGAGTAAATTTGACTGGAGCAAATCGAGTAGTTATTTATGATCCAGATTGGAATCCAGCAACTGATGCTCAAGCAAGAGCACGTGCATGGAGAATTGGACAAAACAAAAAAGTTACCATTTATAGACTTATTACTGCTGGTACTATTGAAGAAaag ATGTATCAcagacaaatatttaaaatacttctTGCAAATAAGGTTTTAGAAGATCCACGTCAACATAGATTGTTTAAAACTTCCGATTTAgttgaactttttaattttaatgaatctATTGATAATAATTCTAGTGAAATAGATCAATTATTCGGACAATCTAGACTAGTTTCTTCGTCTACCAAATTTTCatctaataaaattgaaaaaatgcgAAAATTAGCAGCTACACTTAGTAAAAATATAAGTCAAAATACCTCAAACTCTACACCTGTAATACAAATAGCACATACTACAGAGAATCATTATGTTTCAAGTTgccataataataatattgatcaagatattttaaaacacaattatgaaatattcaaggATAATTTAACAAAAGAGGGTATTAAAAACGAgagtaattttcataaaaaaaatgaagatataCTTTTTTCTGCAAATCAAGAAAGTACGAATGACAACAATatccaaaataaaatttcaaaaaatattgaatataataCAGACAAcatcttaaataataaactgGAAGATGAAGATCATACATTAACAAGTAGATCAAATtctgatattaaaatacatgaAACATCAAATAAGGCTACTGTACAATGTCTATCTAATGATGCTAATATAACTGAAATTTTAGATAGAAGTAACGAAACAGTAACATGTAATGTGAATATGAATGAAGATACGTTGTCaaacttaaataaaaatcattgcaaagaaaaaagaagaagaagttcaCGATTAGAAGAGCATGCTGCCTCAGCTCTATTTGAAGGAGAACGTGTCTCACATTTAATTGGACGACGTCTTGAACGTTCTCTGACAGAGGAACCTAAACCAATTGAAGATGATCAATACGtcttagaaaaattatttgccaAAGCGA GCGTGACTTCTGCTTTTCAACACGAAACAGTATTATCAAATTCAGAATATAATTCTGATGACAAAAATCCAATGCAACGATTAGCGCGCGAAACAGCACAAGAAAATATGGACAGTATTCGTAAATCTCGTAAATGGTGTTGGAAACCCATGTGGAATTCTATGTCGCCAAAAAATTACTGA
- the LOC139985545 gene encoding uncharacterized protein isoform X1, translating to MENDDQGQVFNNEKFNGIHINGRDNSLREKVLSIRSEESIFNEASKKIDNFMKSNIKTKKDSKELDNDNGTGTIDCSGQKELKKQVQTGEITPFQAIEKQFDLLKTKGTFNKSSHLLDLEKYLRQQSELAKQRKRLKENSKASKHTSNNAVTIKKPKLLNTHPKEFKIVKKTKIKANKKKLVSEFETSKSLNKNNDINYETKDSKFNQVENSTKEAKHSKNEFISCNSSKDNTKETLIENTTNIKFADITNDSESEYVPSDEQIDSEDEGKSYKKRKSFTKSVHTKRVLDDGNEEMYRERVEKSGYPKDEPLHKIDNLFKVPQSIWKKLYKYQKVSVQWLWELHLRGLGGLLGDEMGLGKTVQVIAFLAGLDCSELLSDGGRFRGLGPTIIVCPATLMEQWVKHFHEWWPILRVAVLHQCGTYNGNLEYLMHSLKSGGILITSYSGMLIHKDLLVTSQWHYVILDEGHKIRNPQAKISKAVKEFSTPHRLLLTGSPMQNSLKELWSLFDFILPGKLGTLPAFLEHCATPITRGGYTNASPLQEAIALQVATMLRDTITPYMLRRTKNDVQHHLSLPEKNEQVLFCSLTGEQKELYKEYLRSADVSFILHEKNNSVSRRYRARLLIALSVLRKICNHPDLFLYTNPVDSDEDIDVSNEALEKFGYWKRSGKMIVVRSLLKIWKKQGHRVLLFTQGRQMMHVLESLVQSEEYSYLRMDGITSMSQRQETIRLFNKDPSYFVFLLTTRVGGLGVNLTGANRVVIYDPDWNPATDAQARARAWRIGQNKKVTIYRLITAGTIEEKMYHRQIFKILLANKVLEDPRQHRLFKTSDLVELFNFNESIDNNSSEIDQLFGQSRLVSSSTKFSSNKIEKMRKLAATLSKNISQNTSNSTPVIQIAHTTENHYVSSCHNNNIDQDILKHNYEIFKDNLTKEGIKNESNFHKKNEDILFSANQESTNDNNIQNKISKNIEYNTDNILNNKLEDEDHTLTSRSNSDIKIHETSNKATVQCLSNDANITEILDRSNETVTCNVNMNEDTLSNLNKNHCKEKRRRSSRLEEHAASALFEGERVSHLIGRRLERSLTEEPKPIEDDQYVLEKLFAKASVTSAFQHETVLSNSEYNSDDKNPMQRLARETAQENMDSIRKSRKWCWKPMWNSMSPKNY from the exons ATGGAAAATGATGATCAAGGACAAgtttttaataatgaaaaatttaatggtATACACATAAATGGGAGAGATAACAGTTTGAGAGAGAag GTTTTGTCAATAAGAAGTGAGGAAAGCATTTTTAACGAAGCatcaaagaaaattgataattttatgaaatcaaatataaaaacaaaaaaggatTCAAAAGAATTAGACAATGATAATGGAACTGGTACTATAGATTGTTCAGgacaaaaagaattaaaaaaacaagTTCAAACTGGAGAAATTACACCCTTTCAAGCAATTGAAAAACAGTTTGATTTGTTAAAAACTAAAgg aaCATTTAATAAATCCTCTCATTTACTTGATCTTGAAAAATACCTTCGACAGCAGTCTGAACTTGCCAAACAAAGAAAacgtttgaaagaaaattcaaaggCATCTAAGCATACTAGTAATAACGCAGTAACAATTAAAAAaccaaaattattaaatactcaccctaaagaatttaaaatagtgaaaaaaacaaaaatcaaagCTAATAAGAAGAAATTAGTTTCTGAATTTGAAACATCAAAAagcttaaataaaaacaatgatattaattatgaaacaaaagatAGTAAGTTTAATCAAGTTGAGAATTCTACCAAAGAGGCTAAACATTCAAAAAATGAATTCATTTCCTGTAATAGTTCCAAAGATAATACTAAAGAGACATTGATTGAAAATACAACAAACATTAAATTTGCAGATATAACTAATGATTCTGAAAGTGAATATGTACCGAGTGATGAACAAATAGATTCAG agGATGAAGGAAAATcatataaaaagagaaaatcttTTACCAAATCTGTTCATACAAAAAGAG TTTTGGATGATGGAAATGAAGAGATGTATAGAGAAAGGGTAGAGAAAAGTGGTTATCCAAAAGATGAACCACTACACAAaatagataatttatttaaagtcCCTCAATCTATATGGAAAAAGTTATATAA ATATCAGAAAGTGTCTGTACAATGGTTGTGGGAACTGCATCTTCGTGGCTTAGGAGGGTTACTAGGTGATGAAATGGGTTTGGGAAAGACTGTTCAAGTAATTGCATTTCTTGCAGGTTTAGATTGTAGTGAATTACTGTCAGATGGTGGAAG GTTCAGAGGTTTAGGACCAACTATAATTGTTTGTCCAGCTACTCTAATGGAACAATGGGTAAAGCATTTTCATGAATGGTGGCCTATTTTAAGAGTGGCTGTTCTACATCAATGTGGAACTTATAATG GTAATTTGGAGTATTTAATGCACTCTTTAAAATCTGGTGGTATATTAATTACTTCTTATTCTGGTATGCTTATACATAAAGATTTACTTGTAACCAGTCAATGGCACTATGTCATACTTGATGAAGGTCACAAAATAAGAAATCCACAAGCAAAG ATTAGTAAAGCAGTAAAGGAATTCTCAACACCACATCGACTTTTGTTAACGGGTAGCCCTATGCAAAACTCCTTAAAAGAACTATGGTCCCTCTTTGATTTTATTCTACCGGGCAAGTTAGGCACTTTACCTGCATTTTTAGAACATTGTGCAACCCCTATAACTCGTGGAGGATACACAAATGCTTCTCCTTTGCAAGAAGCTATCGCGCTTCAGGTCGCTACAATGCTTAGAGATACTATTACACCGTATATGCTCCGAAGAACAAAAAATGATGTGCAACATCATCTTAGTCTACCAGAAAAGAACGAACAG GTACTGTTTTGTAGTTTAACAGGAGAACAAAAGGAActatataaagaatatttacgTTCTGCAGATGTTAGTTTCATTTTGCATGAAAAGAATAATTCAGTAAGCAGAAGATACAGGGCTCGCCTCCTCATAGCATTATCAGTGCTTAGGAAGATATGTAATCATcctgatttgtttctttatacAAATCCAGTT gATTCAGATGAAGACATTGATGTATCAAATGAAGCATTGGAGAAATTTGGATACTGGAAGCGCTCTGGTAAAATGATAGTGGTTCGGTCTCTTcttaaaatttggaaaaaacaGGGACATAGAGTACTTCTTTTTACTCAAGGGAGACAA ATGATGCATGTTTTAGAATCTCTAGTACAAAGCGAAGAATATTCTTATTTAAGAATGGATGGAATTACTTCTATGTCACAACGACAAGAAAcaattcgtttatttaataag GATCCATCATATTTTGTGTTTTTGCTAACTACGCGTGTTGGAGGTCTGGGAGTAAATTTGACTGGAGCAAATCGAGTAGTTATTTATGATCCAGATTGGAATCCAGCAACTGATGCTCAAGCAAGAGCACGTGCATGGAGAATTGGACAAAACAAAAAAGTTACCATTTATAGACTTATTACTGCTGGTACTATTGAAGAAaag ATGTATCAcagacaaatatttaaaatacttctTGCAAATAAGGTTTTAGAAGATCCACGTCAACATAGATTGTTTAAAACTTCCGATTTAgttgaactttttaattttaatgaatctATTGATAATAATTCTAGTGAAATAGATCAATTATTCGGACAATCTAGACTAGTTTCTTCGTCTACCAAATTTTCatctaataaaattgaaaaaatgcgAAAATTAGCAGCTACACTTAGTAAAAATATAAGTCAAAATACCTCAAACTCTACACCTGTAATACAAATAGCACATACTACAGAGAATCATTATGTTTCAAGTTgccataataataatattgatcaagatattttaaaacacaattatgaaatattcaaggATAATTTAACAAAAGAGGGTATTAAAAACGAgagtaattttcataaaaaaaatgaagatataCTTTTTTCTGCAAATCAAGAAAGTACGAATGACAACAATatccaaaataaaatttcaaaaaatattgaatataataCAGACAAcatcttaaataataaactgGAAGATGAAGATCATACATTAACAAGTAGATCAAATtctgatattaaaatacatgaAACATCAAATAAGGCTACTGTACAATGTCTATCTAATGATGCTAATATAACTGAAATTTTAGATAGAAGTAACGAAACAGTAACATGTAATGTGAATATGAATGAAGATACGTTGTCaaacttaaataaaaatcattgcaaagaaaaaagaagaagaagttcaCGATTAGAAGAGCATGCTGCCTCAGCTCTATTTGAAGGAGAACGTGTCTCACATTTAATTGGACGACGTCTTGAACGTTCTCTGACAGAGGAACCTAAACCAATTGAAGATGATCAATACGtcttagaaaaattatttgccaAAGCGA GCGTGACTTCTGCTTTTCAACACGAAACAGTATTATCAAATTCAGAATATAATTCTGATGACAAAAATCCAATGCAACGATTAGCGCGCGAAACAGCACAAGAAAATATGGACAGTATTCGTAAATCTCGTAAATGGTGTTGGAAACCCATGTGGAATTCTATGTCGCCAAAAAATTACTGA